ATTCCGGCGGTGGCCGGCGGCTGCTGACGCGGCCCCACAATCACGGCGCCGCCGCCGCGGTCCGGAATTCCCTTTTCCGGTCCGCCGGCGGCGGCTTCGCGCGTACCCGCCCCAATAGCCGCGCACCTGCGGTTCTCCACCCGGCGGGGCGCTGCAATTCCGGCACCGGGTAGGGAGTAGAGTGCCGGTGCGGCCGTTCCCCTCCACGGCCCGGTTCAATCCTCGATTTCCGCACCGCGCTCCGCCCGTGCAGGACCCCGTTCCGTCCCGCGCGCTGAGACATGCGCCGGACTGCTCGCCGCCCGTTCTGTCAGGCCGCCGTCAGAATTATTCCGGCGATTTGCGGTGATGCGTCCGTTATGTCCGGCGGCAATTGTCGGCCGATGTTCCTTTCGCCCCGTCATATCCCCTGCGGGGCTTGGCCTTTCCCCGAAATTTGGGCCTGTTGCACAGGGCGCATATCCGGATACATTCAGCCGCGACAGAGGCTGCGCCGTAGGGGGGGAGTCCCCAGGCCGGCCTTCCAGACCTCGGGTCCGCGTCCCGCGGATCTCTGAAGGGCCAGCACAGCACAAGGGGAGTTCGGAATGGCTCAGGGCACCGTCAAGTGGTTCAACGCCGAGAAGGGCTACGGCTTCATCGCGGTCGACGGTGGAGCGGACGTGTTCGTCCACTACAGCGCGATCCAGATGGACGGCTACCGCACCCTGGAAGAGGGCCAGCGGGTCGAGTTCGAGATCTCGCAGGGTCAGAAGGGTCCGCAGGCCGACATGGTCCGCGCCGCCGGCGCCTGACGGCCCGGTAGGCACCGCACGCACGACCGACAGGCCCGCCCCGACGCGACGGCGTCCGGGGCGGGCCTGTCGGCTTGCGGCGGCGGCCCGCGGCTTTCCCCGGGGGCGCTGGCGCGAGCCGAATGGGCTTGCACTCGCCACCCGAGAGTGCTAATCATTGGCGTTAGCACTCACAGTGTGAGAGTGACAAACGGACCGGGCCGGTGAGGCCCCGGGAGCGGTAGGGGAAGGGACCCCCGCTCGCTGGGCCGTCCGTCGCGGGCACCCCTTGGTCCGAGCAGTCGACCGTGTCCCGGAGGACCACTTCTGATGGCCAAGATCATCGCCTTTGACGAGGAAGCCCGCCGCGGCCTTGAGTGTGGCATGAACCAGCTTGCCGACGCCGTGAAGGTCACGCTCGGCCCCAAGGGTCGCAACGTCGTCCTGGAGAAGAAGTGGGGCGCCCCCACGATCACCAACGACGGTGTCTCCATCGCCAAGGAGATCGAGCTCGAGGACCCGTACGAGAAGATCGGCGCCGAGCTCGTCAAGGAGGTCGCCAAGAAGACCGACGACGTCGCGGGTGACGGCACCACCACCGCCACCGTGCTCGCCCAGGCGCTCGTCCGCGAGGGTCTGCGCAACGTCGCCGCCGGCGCCAACCCGATGGCCCTGAAGCGCGGCATCGAGAAGGCCGTCGCCGCCGTCTCCGACCAGCTGCTGGCCCAGGCCAAGGACGTCGAGACCAAGGAGCAGATCGCCTCCACCGCCTCCATCTCCGCCGCCGACACCCAGATCGGCGAGCTCATCGCCGAGGCCATGGACAAGGTCGGCAAGGAAGGCGTCATCACCGTCGAGGAGAGCAACACCTTCGGTCTGGAGCTCGAGCTCACCGAGGGCATGCGCTTCGACAAGGGCTACATCTCCGCCTACTTCGCCACCGACCTGGAGCGCATGGAGGCGAGCTTCGAGGACCCGTACATCCTCATCGCCAACTCCAAGATCTCCTCGGTGAAGGACCTCCTCCCGCTGCTGGAGAAGGTCATGCAGAGCGGCAAGCCGCTCATCATCATCGCCGAGGACGTGGAGGGCGAGGCCCTCTCCACCCTGGTCGTGAACAAGATCCGCGGCACCTTCAAGTCCGTCGCCGTCAAGGCCCCGGGCTTCGGCGACCGCCGCAAGGCCATGCTCGGCGACATCGCCATCCTCACCGGCGGCACCGTGATCTCCGAGGAGGTCGGCCTCAAGCTCGAGAACGCCGGCCTGGACCTGCTGGGCACCGCCCGCAAGGTCGTCATCACCAAGGACGAGACCACCATCGTCGACG
The DNA window shown above is from Streptomyces sp. TLI_171 and carries:
- a CDS encoding cold-shock protein, which codes for MAQGTVKWFNAEKGYGFIAVDGGADVFVHYSAIQMDGYRTLEEGQRVEFEISQGQKGPQADMVRAAGA
- the groL gene encoding chaperonin GroEL (60 kDa chaperone family; promotes refolding of misfolded polypeptides especially under stressful conditions; forms two stacked rings of heptamers to form a barrel-shaped 14mer; ends can be capped by GroES; misfolded proteins enter the barrel where they are refolded when GroES binds) codes for the protein MAKIIAFDEEARRGLECGMNQLADAVKVTLGPKGRNVVLEKKWGAPTITNDGVSIAKEIELEDPYEKIGAELVKEVAKKTDDVAGDGTTTATVLAQALVREGLRNVAAGANPMALKRGIEKAVAAVSDQLLAQAKDVETKEQIASTASISAADTQIGELIAEAMDKVGKEGVITVEESNTFGLELELTEGMRFDKGYISAYFATDLERMEASFEDPYILIANSKISSVKDLLPLLEKVMQSGKPLIIIAEDVEGEALSTLVVNKIRGTFKSVAVKAPGFGDRRKAMLGDIAILTGGTVISEEVGLKLENAGLDLLGTARKVVITKDETTIVDGGGDSDQVAGRVNQIRAEIENSDSDYDREKLQERLAKLAGGVAVIKAGAATEVELKERKHRIEDAVRNAKAAVEEGIVAGGGVALLQAGVAFDKLELEGDEATGANIVRVALEAPIKQIATNAGLEGGVVVEKVRNLPAGHGLNAATNEYVDLIASGIIDPAKVTRSALQNAASIAALFLTTEAVIADKPEKAAAAAGGGMPGGDMDF